A genomic region of Notamacropus eugenii isolate mMacEug1 chromosome 3, mMacEug1.pri_v2, whole genome shotgun sequence contains the following coding sequences:
- the LOC140530963 gene encoding uncharacterized protein, with the protein MSLFSFLWHHTGAPAPLASSPGPPRLSTPLPPPPHPFPDLLVSPRPRPHPSSNLSAFPAASSFSHFPGPPPFPTKIAHLVLRLPFRISSSGSSSVVTPLAHAPSHWRLPRGWAGSGGFPSSLRLLLLSAPRPPCVAALPGPLALDCCSSCRSAVSWKEAAAAAGAPGGGGEEAHLRYPGAGGKRPAPTEPPAPGDTHLGDRALSST; encoded by the coding sequence atgtccctcttctctttcctctggcACCACACTGGAGCACCTGCTCCGCTAGCATCTTCACCCGGGCCCCCCAGGCTCTccactccccttcctcccccgCCACATCCTTTCCCAGACCTTCTGGTCTCACCTCGGCCTCGCCCCCACCCGTCCTCGAACCTCTCTGCTTTCCCTGCAGCGTCGTCTTTCTCCCACTTCCCTGGCCCACCACCATTTCCCACGAAGATAGCCCATCTCGTACTGAGGCTCCCGTTCAGAATTTCCTCCAGCGGGTCTTCCTCCGTCGTGACCCCACTTGCCCATGCCCCCTCTCATTGGAGGCTCCCCCGCGGGTGGGCAGGGAGCGGGGGATTCCCCTCCTCTCTACGCCTCCTGCTCCTCTCCGCCCCCCGCCCTCCCTGCGTGGCTGCGCTTCCCGGGCCGCTGGCTTTGGACTGCTGCAGCAGCTGCCGTTCTGCTGTGTCATGGAAGGAGGCGGCGGCCGCGGCCGGAGCgccagggggaggaggggaggaagccCATCTCCGGTACCCGGGGGCTGGGGGCAAACGCCCAGCTCCCACGGAGCCGCCTGCCCCGGGTGACACCCACCTCGGGGACCGCG